The DNA region GATGTCGACATTGCCTTTTACATACTTCCCTAGCTTTACGCCGAATATAGACGGCGAGTAGCGCCTTATAAATTCTTCAAACATTTCGCCGAAGTACTGGGAGAGGGCTTCTCTGTCTTGGAGAGGCCTCACGTCGCCTTGTTCTAACGCGGAGAGGTTGGGGTAGACGAAGCGAAACCAAAACTGGAAGAGATTGTCCGAGATGTAGTAGAGGCCCCTCTTCTTGCCCACGGGCACCTCTCTACGCACAATTTCTAGGTGTTGTAGCACCCACAGATACTTAGACGCCTTACTCCTGTCCAGCCCCGTCCAGTCGGCTATTTCCCCCAGGGCGTGTCTCCCGTCGGCAATTGCCTCGAGTATAGACACGTACACCCGGGGCTCTCTCAACTCTTCTCTTAACAAAAACATCGGCTCCTCGTAGAGGGGGCCGCCCTTCTTGAAGAGACGCAACAAGTTCTCCTCAAAGCTCCTTTTTGCGTCAAAGAGAGAGAGGTAGTACGGCACGCCTCCCACCACAGCCCACGCCTTAAATACATCGACGGAGTTCCAGCCGGGGAGAAACTCGCGTATCCTCCCCGGGGGCAGTTCCCCCATTTTCCAACTCCCAGTGCGCCGGCCGTATAGAGGCGACTTACGCGACAAAACCCTCTCTTCGATCATCCCCACGCTAGACCCCACCAATATTAAGAAGATTTTTGTCCTAGACAGCGAGAGGTCCCAAGCCCTCTGCAACACGGAGGGGATAGAGGGGTCCAGCTCCACGAGGTATTGAAACTCGTCTAGCGCCAGCACCACTCTCTCCTCCGCAGACACGCGGGCGAGGACGTCTAAAAAGACGTCAAATCTCGGCTCCAGATGGCGTAGATACTCCAGCCCTGTGAGCTCTGCCAACTTGTCCAAAAGCTCCCGTATGTTTTTCTCAATAGAGTCGTAGGTGCACATGTGGTAAATCCCCCTCTTCCCTCTCAAAAACCACACCACCAGCGCCGTCTTCCCTATCCTCCTCCTGCCGTACAAGACGAGCATCTGAGCCGCAGGCGACTTGTAAGCCTCCTCCAACCACTGCAACTCAGCCTCTCTATCGATCAATTTTGACTCCACAAGTATTATACTCCAGAGGTAAATAAAAATTAAGGCGCCGGGAGGAAGAATCTCCACCCGGTAACCCGCGCCGCATATCAACACTTTGCACTAACTATATTCTATAAGTTTTACTAAATTTATTATTGTAAATAGAATAGCAACAGCTTTCTTCATTTGAATATTTTTCAAATATTATAGCTCGTGGACAAGTTTTAGTTAGCTTAAACATCCTCTACAAACCTTGTTTTGCACCTGCCGATTTAAATTTCGCCGTGTTAGCTTGTGCCAGATAACACTGCGGCTGGCACACGCCGTGCCTCGCCTGTTAACGATGTTAACAGCGTCAGCG from Pyrobaculum sp. 3827-6 includes:
- a CDS encoding ATP-binding protein; this encodes MESKLIDREAELQWLEEAYKSPAAQMLVLYGRRRIGKTALVVWFLRGKRGIYHMCTYDSIEKNIRELLDKLAELTGLEYLRHLEPRFDVFLDVLARVSAEERVVLALDEFQYLVELDPSIPSVLQRAWDLSLSRTKIFLILVGSSVGMIEERVLSRKSPLYGRRTGSWKMGELPPGRIREFLPGWNSVDVFKAWAVVGGVPYYLSLFDAKRSFEENLLRLFKKGGPLYEEPMFLLREELREPRVYVSILEAIADGRHALGEIADWTGLDRSKASKYLWVLQHLEIVRREVPVGKKRGLYYISDNLFQFWFRFVYPNLSALEQGDVRPLQDREALSQYFGEMFEEFIRRYSPSIFGVKLGKYVKGNVDIDLAGEAHGCRIYGEVKWSADVDAETVMRNLVRKAEGDVYIIVARGFRKRTANSYTLQEIFDVLESGGRIKLCAETT